One segment of Choloepus didactylus isolate mChoDid1 chromosome 15, mChoDid1.pri, whole genome shotgun sequence DNA contains the following:
- the GOLGA7B gene encoding golgin subfamily A member 7B isoform X2, whose product MATEVHNLQELRRSASLATKVFIQRDYSDGTICQFQTKFPPELDSRIERQLFEETVKTLNSFYAEAEKIGGSSYLEGCLACATAYFIFLCMETHYEKVLKKISRYIQEQNEKVFAPRGLLLTDPVERGMRVIEISIYEDRCSSGSSSSGSSSGSGSSSGGGGGAGAR is encoded by the exons GTCCACAATCTGCAGGAGCTCCGGAGAAGTGCCTCCCTGGCCACCAAGGTCTTTATCCAGAGAGACTACAGCGATGGGACCATCTGCCAGTTCCAGACCAAATTCCCCCCAGAGCTGGACAGCCGG atCGAGCGGCAGCTCTTTGAGGAGACCGTGAAGACCCTCAACAGCTTCTATGCGGAGGCTGAGAAGATTGGGGGCAGCTCCTACCTCGAGGGCTGCCTGGCCTGCGCCACGGCCTACTTCATCTTCCTCTGCATGGAGACCCACTATGAGAAG GTTCTCAAGAAGATCTCCCGGTACATCCAGGAGCAGAATGAGAAGGTCTTCGCCCCTCGAGGCCTCCTGCTCACGGACCCCGTGGAGCGTGGGATGAGGGTC ATCGAGATCTCCATCTATGAGGACCGGTGCAGCAGCGGCAGCTccagcagtggcagcagcagtggcagcggcagcagcagcgGTGGGGGTGGCGGGGCGGGGGCCCGGTGA